The genomic stretch CTTAACCGATTTtccccagcagtgggagtatttttcctgtaaagttcaaggtttcatctttcagattatgtaataaaattctactgttcgcgataaaaatttcactgttcgggggtgttgaaattagtgggggttattaaaataatgatacttaaataagtgttttttgggaaggaaattaggtatgatacatgtacttaaacaagggatttttatgtcattatcctagattcagtacaaggtcatcacctgaaatgacctggtcatcctagacaacacagatgttggttctgataagtttagaaacatgattagtccctggatcattagtattctatatttaaagctataaTAAACATGTTATGGTTCAATCTGAgactagtgattaatttgtactacttaaataggtgattattaaagaaagacaactcttacttccaatctgtttggaaataatgttacttaaatcagtgatttagaaaatcactcatttaagtaagtcccctgactggcTATAGCCAGGGGGAGTTCATATGAATCAacctttgaaaaacaaataagcgCTGTCaaagtcaatgttctgtttgAATTGTGACTGTTAGAGTTGAGTTAGCAAGTCCAAATACCTCCTCCTTGGAAATTCCTAGCTAAGGGCCTGTCATGATGATACAAAATAGGCATTGGATAGTATAGGTGCAGATATAGTCatgataactatttttatttactttgtcAAGAATATGttgaattaacaaaaaataaaaattaagtaaTTAAACCGGACAATGCAGGACTTGTATGAGACTTTTTACTGATTTTCAGCTATAAAATGTACCAACATGACAAAACAACTCAAACAAAAACCaataatcatgttttttttccaGGTCTTGAGTATCCATGGTAaactgaaacaaaaaagaaacaaaattatggaaaaattcagaaaattagAAAGTGGACTTTTAATATGTACAGACGTTATGGCACGTGGAATAGATATTCCAGATGTCAACTGGGTTATACAGTATGATCCTCCGAAGTCAGCAGAATCGTTCGTTCACCGATGTGGAAGAACTGCTAGAATAGGAAATATAGGAACTGCTCTTGTCTTCTTATTACCAGCAGAGGAAACTTATGTGAAGTTCATTGAAATAAATCAGAAAGTGTATTTAAGACCTTTGATAAAGAAGGACGATGTAAATAACTATTTACCAAAATTGCAAAACTTGGCATTAAAAGACCGAGCTATATTTGAAAAGGGTGCTCGAGCTTATGTGTCTTTTGTACAGTCATACATTAAACATGAGTGTAGTATGATTTTTCGGGTGAAATTATTGGACTTTGGGAAATTAGCGACAGGTTTTGGACTTTTGAAAATCCCTAAAATGCCTGAATTGAAGGGAAAAGTTGTAGAAAATTTTCAACCTACTGAAGTGGAATTATCTGAAATTCCTTACAGGTAAATATACAAGATATTACGTTACGTTTTCAGTCTAAGCCATACATGTTTTGACAATTTGTCAATaagcagtcaggggacttactgaaataagtgatttttaaatcacttatttcatcacttatttgagtagcaaattcaaagttttgtcacaaattgggattttgtagtttttttcaaaatttttaacacataggtttaaataatataatGGAGGGGGctgtaaatatgttttatttttaatgttattttttcacacatacacatacacatgatatatacttgtacatattattttataaacaaataaggTTACAAGGTTACAGTGacggtgacctataaatgttaatttctgtgtcattttggtctcttgtggagagttgtttcattggcaatcataccacatcttttttttttataattaggtAATTTTAGAAGATTCAGAGTTAAACAATGGTCGTAAGCTTAAGGTTATctataattgtaaaatattttactagGTTGAaaattttttacatattttattgggTAAAGATTGTATTTTATGCAATCAAAACCATATGGTCATGATGGTACTGACTGTGCATCTAAGTCTTCCAAAGTATATAATTACCTTTaagatatacaaaatatagcatgtatagtgcaTTGATTATAACATACTTtaacggatttgttatcacataagcaacacaacaggtgccacatgtggagcaggatgtgcttacccttccggagcacctgacaaatgcctgagatcacccctagttttttggggggttcgtattgtttattctttagttttctatgttgtgttgccgcgatatagcctttttgtgctcatgccgcgtaaagcaaccaacagtcaatcaatctatgttgtgtcatgtgtgctgtttttgtttgtctttttcatttttagccatggcgttgtcagtttgcactagatttatgagtttgactgtccctttggtatctttcatccctcttttacaTCCTATCCataaaaatttcatgaaatttatcAATGTTATTTATATACTCATAAGTTTTTAACTTTTGAAAGGTGCTGGAATTGAATATCTGTATATCAATGATGTAATGCATTGTTTTATAAGTCATCTTTagaaattggagttatcttcctttattCAGAATTctagttgaatcaactacaaccaatgctttaacatgtttaataatacTTTATACAATTATATCACCCACTGATAAATGACtgataaaaaataagacaatCTTTACCTTTTGCTTACAAgcacttttaattttatttcacaattttaattatttttagggACAAAACTAgagaaaaaataagaaagcaGAATATAGCCAAAGGCATAGAAagttcaaagaaaaaacaaaagtcACGACCTCCAAGATCAGTTGCATGGTCAGACAAGAAGAATCAGAAAGACAAAAAGAAAGATAGAAAAGatggaaaaacaaaaaataaaaaaaggaaattagAAAAGTCTGTAGAAGTTGAAGaggataatgatgatgatgatttagAACAAGATTTCAAAATGCTAAAAAAGCTGAAGAAGGGAAAGGTaaaatttataagtttttttctgttaatgaccgatgaaAATTGTTACCGAAGAATGAAGAATTAAGAATGTCATGTGCCCCTATGTTAACCAACAAGAGAAGCTTattcttaatcaatataaaataatatatatatttgctctTTTGGAAGATAGttgaaatttgtaaattttccaaGTATTTACATGCATTTTAGTATTTCCAGATAACTTGTCCGACAGTTTAAAtgctaggaagttttcactttgctggcTGTATGTAGAAggtgtggtcagggttttgattttttttaacatttgctcTTTTGGCATGTTTGGGAGATAGTTGAACATTGTCAATTTTGGGGTAAAAGTggttaaatgttattttatttttttgaagaaatttgtttttttaaaatagcaCTTTGCATCTGACAGGACATCAATTGTGTCTACCAGACAcaataatatatcaaataaagtCCTACATTGACATTGTAATAAAAAAGAATACAGTTACCTCAGAGTGGAGTGGGGGCATCACTttgtctatagatataggaagatgtggtatgagtgccaatgagacaactctccatccaaagaacaatttataaaattaaactattataggtcaaggttcAGCCTTCAAAacagagccttgactcacaccaaacagcaattgTTGAAATAATTGTTTCAAGTTTTAACAGATCATTGTCTGGTACTATTGCTTTCATGCTATATTTAAGAGATTATACATAAAATGAGGATAtggatataagaaaatgtggtatgtgtgccaatgagacaactctacatcgaagtcataacatttgaaataaaccATTGTTATAGGTCAAAGTGTGGCCTTcaacaccaaacaacaagctataaagggacccaaacaacaagctataaagggacccaaaaattACCTGTGTTAAACCATTCAAGTGAGAATACCAGCgatttaatctatataaaaaatgagttcTAACAAGAAActattatgaaccacatcaacaaacaacaaccactgaacatcaggttcctggctcaagacaggtgcaaacaaatgcatacACAAAGTGACATAAGTATTAACAGAACACAAGTATTTAGGGTTATTGCACTGATACTCCTCAATTAGGTTGATGTTACTCTTCTTGCATGTACATGTTCACTTTATGatattaaaatttaagaaatgtaaacaaaatatagctatgtttGTCTTAAGGTAAGAAATATTGTAGAAAGTGTAGAACTGGAAGTTGTAgtaaaattaccaaattaatTGTTACACTGTCAATTGAACTTATGAATGacaatatatagacaataactgtttagtgtctttaaatatcagctgtatttgtacgaggctaggaaacaaggtgtatgcgagcttttagcgagctactacacctgtttcgagccgagtacaaatacagctgatatttaaagacactaaacagttattgtctttatcctgcaattaattctgtatattgtttgtgttttagaagacacaaaaactaacatatttagcatttatttgcgatttgtaatcccttgaggcccgcgtagtaatatcaaaattacacattacgctgaagacgggttcccaaaaaaagaatctcgaatggtcaacaataatacatcgctcaaggtgaataattatctaatttaacataacaacttatttcaacagtaaaaacaaataacaaaacattgtttaatttgaaacagaagtgtacgagttgtcctacgcttcagatttgacattcactaaacatgcatgctgaaattgacatggttgattttgtaacacaattaTACACATTCAAGTtctgaaatcgacaattgtcatcgtcattggaatgcaactggaatacacattctgaggtcacataggttcaaacaatactcagtccggcagtgggcggagctttaaagcgatatctgtatagtatacagatacagcatagcgatatctgtagggctgtatctgtatagtaggacacccaattgcaggataaataatatataatttacaagtaattatGTGTTTAATTGATACCGACCATACATGGCAAGTTTTTATGCCCCaatgatgaatttgaagtccaatcaacttgaaacatagttATGATAGtatacatgtttcctatgatatgatctttctaattttgatgcaAAATTGGAGCTTTGATCCCAAGTTCACAGTAcactgaacatataaaaataatgatagtGTGATTAAGGCATCTGTGTAcaatggacatattcttgttatgactaattttataataaacagaATTATTTCTATATTTCAGGTTTCTGTTGAGCAGTTTGATAAAGAATTCATGGACTTGTCAGATGGTGAATGAAAGACAGAAAGacaatttgtttaaataaaaattaagttaTTTATAGCATTTGATATATGAATAAcgaaaaaatatatcttattagAGGTATTGCTGATTTGATCTTTGCACTTTTCTTTTAAGGCCACTTGTTTTTGATTATTGTTAAGTCTTAACACTTTTCTGTTTTATTCTTCCTCAGCTTAACCCATTTCTTGCAGTAGGaatttgtttcgcaagatgttgcTAAGATCAATGTTTAATGTTGAATTTATTTCCCTTTTGTGTTAGT from Mytilus edulis chromosome 7, xbMytEdul2.2, whole genome shotgun sequence encodes the following:
- the LOC139481882 gene encoding ATP-dependent RNA helicase DDX55-like, which codes for MAGTWKNLSIGLSLPICNILKELNFEEPTPVQSACIPLFMKNKDVAAEAVTGSGKTLAFLIPILEMLHKKEPLSKHEVGAIIITPTRELACQIYEVLSEFLKKFPGMTSALIIGGKDQDEMIEALKKNGGHTIIATPGRLEAMLEKNINQCNLAGRVKSLEVLVLDEADMLLDMGFETSINTILRYLPKQRRTGLFSATQTDEVEKLIRAGLRNPVRINVKEKKSAEDVVDQRTPSSLQNLYMIVDSDEKLNQLVNFIQCHRKEKVMVFFSTCAGVEYFSKCLQAILKNHQVLSIHGKLKQKRNKIMEKFRKLESGLLICTDVMARGIDIPDVNWVIQYDPPKSAESFVHRCGRTARIGNIGTALVFLLPAEETYVKFIEINQKVYLRPLIKKDDVNNYLPKLQNLALKDRAIFEKGARAYVSFVQSYIKHECSMIFRVKLLDFGKLATGFGLLKIPKMPELKGKVVENFQPTEVELSEIPYRDKTREKIRKQNIAKGIESSKKKQKSRPPRSVAWSDKKNQKDKKKDRKDGKTKNKKRKLEKSVEVEEDNDDDDLEQDFKMLKKLKKGKVSVEQFDKEFMDLSDGE